In a single window of the Nocardiopsis composta genome:
- a CDS encoding 3'-5' exonuclease encodes MLERLAGRGARTPGAVAAGALTRSAGAGGRPVRDLEFAVLAVEAAGPGPAHGGRACEVGVVRMRGDGEVLREFTTLVYPGVPVPGAVHSGISGGDLLGAPRAEELAAPLAELLSGAVLAAHGLERAEAFLAALPGEGERPVRVPGLCTLRGLRSQVDLDAYSLPRASRALGGRWPTGQHTALGAARACARLLAEAAATAPGPLYYRGPAPRPLRAAAGEPERLKPRTSARGDLGCAAEWPPVWRRRELRPELCGGSFGPAARHAAEQDARDRARRRETAAAAAALTGALAAAAAGRALLRAPR; translated from the coding sequence GCTGGAACGGCTGGCGGGCAGAGGGGCGCGGACACCGGGGGCGGTCGCCGCCGGGGCGCTGACCCGGTCGGCGGGCGCGGGCGGGCGGCCCGTGCGCGACCTGGAGTTCGCGGTGCTCGCCGTGGAGGCGGCCGGGCCCGGCCCGGCGCACGGCGGCCGGGCCTGCGAGGTCGGGGTGGTGCGGATGCGCGGCGACGGGGAGGTGCTGCGCGAGTTCACCACCCTGGTCTACCCGGGCGTGCCGGTCCCCGGCGCGGTGCACAGCGGGATCAGCGGCGGCGACCTGCTGGGCGCGCCGCGGGCCGAGGAGCTGGCCGCCCCGCTCGCGGAGCTGCTCTCCGGCGCGGTGCTGGCCGCGCACGGCCTGGAGCGGGCGGAGGCGTTCCTCGCCGCGCTTCCGGGCGAGGGGGAGCGTCCCGTCCGGGTGCCGGGGCTGTGCACGCTGCGCGGGCTCCGCTCCCAGGTGGACCTGGACGCCTATTCGCTGCCCCGGGCCTCGCGCGCGCTGGGCGGCCGGTGGCCGACCGGGCAGCACACCGCGCTGGGCGCGGCCCGCGCCTGCGCCCGGCTGCTCGCCGAGGCCGCGGCGACCGCGCCGGGCCCGCTGTACTACCGGGGGCCGGCCCCGCGCCCGCTGCGCGCCGCCGCGGGGGAGCCGGAGCGGCTCAAGCCGCGCACCTCGGCCCGGGGGGACCTGGGCTGCGCGGCGGAGTGGCCGCCGGTCTGGCGCCGCAGGGAGCTCCGGCCCGAGCTGTGCGGCGGGTCGTTCGGGCCCGCGGCGCGGCACGCCGCCGAGCAGGACGCCCGGGACCGCGCCCGGCGCCGCGAGACGGCGGCGGCCGCCGCGGCCCTCACCGGGGCACTGGCCGCCGCCGCGGCGGGACGGGCGCTGCTGCGCGCCCCGCGCTGA